Proteins found in one Panicum hallii strain FIL2 chromosome 4, PHallii_v3.1, whole genome shotgun sequence genomic segment:
- the LOC112888741 gene encoding magnesium protoporphyrin IX methyltransferase, chloroplastic — protein MARAGVSTAPLSRLHSLPPPRPALLHHRPQPHVLLRPQRKAPSTAAAALPTAADLPPLSLPAAAAAAAALAAAVSLSDPERRRRAQAEAAGGGDKEAVRAYFNSTGFERWRKIYGSATEGVNRVQLDIREGHAQTVAKALAMLRDSPLQLAGATVCDAGCGTGSLSIPLAAEGADVLASDISAAMVSEAQRQAQAALAAQPAGSPFRMPRFEVRDLESLEGRYDVVVCLDVLIHYPREEARAMIRHLASLAGKRLLISFAPRTLYFDLLKRVGELFPGPSKATRAYLHAERDIEDALREAGWRVANRGFISTQFYFAKLFEAVPAGSSS, from the coding sequence ATGGCGCGCGCCGGCGTCTCCACCGCGCCGCTCTCCCGCCTGCactcgctgccgccgccgcgtcccgcGCTCCTGCACCACCGCCCGCAGCCCCACGTGCTCCTCCGCCCCCAGCGCAAGGctcccagcaccgccgccgcggcgctgcCGACAGCCGCGGACCTCCCGCCGCTGTCCTtgcccgcggccgcggccgcggccgcggcgctggcggcggcggtgtctcTCTCCGACCCggagcgccggcggcgcgcgcaggccgaggccgcgggcggcggggacAAGGAGGCCGTCCGCGCCTACTTCAACTCGACGGGCTTCGAGCGGTGGCGCAAGATCTACGGGTCGGCGACGGAGGGCGTGAACCGCGTGCAGCTGGACATCCGGGAGGGCCACGCGCAGACAGTGGCCAAGGCGCTGGCCATGCTCCGCGACTCGCCGCTGCAGCTGGCGGGCGCCACGGTATGCGACGCCGGGTGCGGGACGGGGTCGCTGTCCATCCCGCTGGCGGCGGAGGGCGCGGACGTGCTGGCCTCCGACATCTCCGCGGCCATGGTGTCGGAGGCGCAGCGGCAGGCgcaggcggcgctggcggcgcagCCGGCGGGGTCCCCGTTTCGAATGCCGCGGTTCGAGGTGCGCGACCTGGAGAGCCTCGAGGGGCGGTACGACGTGGTGGTGTGCCTGGACGTGCTCATCCACTATCCGCGGGAGGAGGCGCGTGCCATGATCCGGCACCTGGCCTCGCTCGCCGGGAAGCGGCTGCTCATCAGCTTCGCGCCCAGGACGCTCTACTTCGACCTGCTCAAGCGCGTCGGCGAGCTGTTCCCGGGCCCGTCAAAGGCCACGCGCGCGTACCTGCACGCCGAGCGCGACATCGAGGACGCGCTCCGCGAGGCCGGGTGGCGCGTCGCCAACCGGGGCTTCATCTCCACGCAGTTCTACTTCGCCAAGCTCTTTGAGGCCGTGCCCGCCGGCTCCTCGTCGTAG
- the LOC112888743 gene encoding uncharacterized protein LOC112888743 — protein sequence MFPAARCFVPLHPQPHATIPCRRAPARTAVSAKPRRWTRGPRRDRSWDDDGGGSGSDADADDGFFGQEQDDDEEPEREEAAAGRTASPAPAPAGGQLRGSDVLRAMQRAAAAKEAARRKNDKKPVARRRAKEKPEGGDVEVREVRPVVIRPEWAARIRELELRVQQLADKYHHHQ from the coding sequence ATGTTCCCCGCCGCACGTTGCTTCGTCCCCCTCCACCCCCAGCCGCACGCCACAATCCCGtgccgccgcgcgccggcgcGCACCGCGGTGTCAGCCAAGCCGCGGCGCTGGACCAGAGGCCCCCGCCGCGACCGCTCATGGGACGATGACGGCGGTGGCAGCGGCTCCGATGCCGACGCCGACGACGGCTTCTTCGGGCAAgagcaggacgacgacgaggagccGGAGCGGGAGGAGGCAGCGGCCGGACGGACCGCCTCGCCGGCACCGGCGCCCGCGGGGGGCCAGCTGCGGGGGTCCGACGTGCTGCGCGCTATGCagagggccgcggcggcgaagGAGGCGGCCAGGAGGAAGAACGACAAGAAgccggtggcgcggcggcgggccaaGGAGAAGCCGGAGGGAGGCGACGTGGAGGTCCGGGAGGTGAGGCCGGTGGTGATAAGGCCCGAGTGGGCGGCGAGGATCCGGGAGCTGGAGCTCAGGGTCCAGCAGCTCGCCGACaagtaccaccaccaccagtAG
- the LOC112888738 gene encoding probable lysophospholipase BODYGUARD 3, which translates to MHIATCVWQEKAAAADMGGGGGGVGAGKRKRKGEWAALAAAAGGALNCAVSFVVFSALDVLDVVLCLVYKLVDYAVEAEWKACYCAAAARGDGAAGPRVLAPPGPKVVRLSASSAKIQLEDVSDTLYVRPSLLADATKKAGPAPPALTVSPAIAEMIRGKIDRPPRPSPPRQAPCWSDCDCKVCHAWSAAPRSATHLYVHVQAPPAPVPGEAAEDVVFIHGFISSSVFWTETVFPAFSAAARGRYRMFAVDLLGFGRSPKPAESLYTLREHVEMIERSVLQRYRLGSFHVVAHSLGSVLALALAVKYPAAVKSLTLLAPPYFPVPESEAGAATQYVMRRVAPRRVWPPIAFGASMACWYEHVSRTICLTICRHHRVWDRLFRILTRNRVRTFLIEAFMCHTHNAAWHTLHNIICGSAARMDAYLDVLSSQLSCKVAVFHGRDDELLPVECALAVGARVPRARITVYDRKDHITIIVGQEELFAAELEAIWRSAAAD; encoded by the exons ATGCACATTGCCACCTGCGTGTGGCaagagaaggcggcggcggcggacatggggggaggtggcggcggtgttGGTGctgggaagaggaagaggaagggggagtgggcggcgctggcggcggcggcggggggcgcgcTCAACTGCGCGGTGAGCTTCGTGGTGTTCTCGGCGCTGGACGTGCTGGACGTGGTGCTGTGCCTGGTGTACAAGCTGGTGGACTACGCCGTGGAGGCGGAGTGGAAGGCGTGCtactgcgcggcggcggcgcgcggggacggcgccgccggcccgcggGTCCTCGCGCCGCCAGGGCCCAAGGTGGTGCGGCTGTCGGCGTCGTCGGCCAAGATTCAGCTGGAGGACGTGTCCGACACGCTGTACGTGCGCCCCTCGCTGCTGGCCGACGCCACCAAGAAGgccggccccgcgccgcccgcgctcaCCGTCAGCCCCGCCATCGCCGAGATGATCCGCGGCAAGAtcgaccgcccgccgcgcccgagCCCGCCGCGCCAGGCGCCGTGCTGGTCCGACTGCGACTGCAAGGTCTGCCACGCCTGGAGCGCCGCCCCGCGCTCCGCGACGCACCTCTACGTCCACGTCcaggcgccgcccgcgccggtgCCGGGCGAAGCAGCCGAGGACGTGGTGTTCATCCACGGGTTCATCTCGTCGTCGGTGTTCTGGACGGAGACGGTGTTCCCGGCGTTCagtgcggcggcgcgcgggcggtaCCGGATGTTCGCGGTGGACCTCCTCGGGTTCGGGCGCAGCCCCAAGCCGGCGGAGTCGCTGTACACGCTGCGGGAGCACGTGGAGATGATCGAGCGCTCCGTGCTCCAGCGCTACCGCCTCGGCTCCTTCCACGTCGTCGCCCACTCCCTCGGCTCCGTcctcgccctcgccctcgccgTCAAGTACCCCGCCGCCGTCAAGTCCCTCACCCTCCTCGCGCCG CCCTACTTCCCGGTGCCGGAGTCGGAGGCCGGCGCGGCGACGCAGTACGTGATGCGGCGGGTGGCGCCGCGGCGGGTGTGGCCGCCGATCGCGTTCGGGGCGTCCATGGCGTGCTGGTACGAGCACGTGAGCCGCACCATCTGCCTCACCATCTGCCGGCACCACCGCGTCTGGGACCGACTCTTCAGGATCCTCACCAGGAACAG GGTCCGGACGTTCCTGATCGAGGCGTTCATGTGCCACACCCACAACGCGGCGTGGCACACCCTGCACAACATCATCTGCGGCAGCGCGGCCCGGATGGACGCGTACCTGGACGTGCTCTCGTCGCAGCTCTCCTGCAAGGTGGCCGTCTTCCACGGGCGCGACGACGAGCTGCTCCCCGTGGAGTGCGCGCTGGCCGTGGgcgcccgcgtgccccgcgcccGCATCACCGTCTACGACCGCAAGGACCACATCACCATCATCGTGGGGCAGGAGGAGCTCTTCGCCGCCGAGCTCGAGGCCATCTggaggagcgccgccgccgactaG
- the LOC112888742 gene encoding uncharacterized protein LOC112888742, translating into MSSSMSGRDDDAPDLVCQIDCVHGMVDALSSVRWKRHQDAVMELSAHGIVLTVEESGCLQAKVFLKRELFVEYEYAGEGRERFGLSLGLFVDCLNIFSTPGHASAVEIRYPGPDMQLLLKSVDSQDACLYAEIRTRIPDTISWDYNFEHEGNTPVTFTVKSAVLKEALDDLEWPGSSIQIRMQPDPPTVVFKGEGHGDLQVEFPYYANTDLLIVFQCDREVSYRYKYKFLRATTSNIPSSVMKENRRTKVTIGRGGMLKIQHLVSLARPGMPYFRNIGGGTEQTSRIAHIEFFVKPEEDDNDA; encoded by the exons ATGAGCTCGTCCATGTCCGGTCGCGACGATGACGCGCCGGACCTCGTATGCCAGATCGACTGCGTCCACGGCATGGTCGACGCGCTCTCCTCCGTCCGCTGGAAGCGACACCAG GACGCGGTGATGGAGCTGTCGGCGCACGGGATCGTGCTCACCGTCGAGGAGAGCGGTTGCCTCCAGGCCAAGGTCTTCCTCAAGCGCGAG CTGTTCGTGGAGTACGAGTATGCGGGGGAGGGGCGTGAGCGGTTCGGGCTCAGCTTGGGGCTCTTCGTCGACTGCCTCAACATCTTCTCGACTCCGGGGCATGCGTCAGCAGTCGAGATCCGGTACCCTGGCCCCGACATGCAGCTTCTCCTCAA ATCAGTGGACTCCCAAGATGCATGTCTGTATGCAGAAATCAGAACCAGAATTCCAGATACAATCTCCTGGGATTACAATTTTGAGCATGAGGGAAATACTCCAGTCACCTTTACTGTTAAG TCTGCTGTCCTGAAAGAAGCGCTTGATGACCTTGAGTGGCCAGGTTCCAGCATTCAGATTCGAATGCAACCAGACCCTCCAACAGTTGTATTCAAAGGTGAAGGTCATGGCGACTTGCAG GTTGAGTTCCCCTATTATGCAAACACCGACCTTCTAATCGTGTTCCAATGTGACCGTGAAGTGTCATACAG GTATAAATACAAATTTCTTCGAGCAACTACCTCGAATATCCCCAGTAGTGTCATGAAGGAGAATCGTAGGACTAAGGTCACAATTGGGAGGGGAGGGATGCTGAAAATCCAGCACCTGGTTTCACTTGCCAGGCCAGGTATGCCATACTTCCGTAATATTGGTGGAGGAACTGAACAGACAAGCCGAATCGCTCATATAGAATTCTTCGTGAAGCCAGAAGAAGATGATAATGATGCCTAG